In Amphiura filiformis chromosome 2, Afil_fr2py, whole genome shotgun sequence, one DNA window encodes the following:
- the LOC140138854 gene encoding uronyl 2-sulfotransferase-like, translating to MLEKGILTIAMDLIHLIVYNRVPKCGSRTFLSLLNHLKRKGRFTGTIGTLPTQKKILRRNKDLSNDKKLILIKRSIKQLVKKKNASSLPAVIHGHFRFMPIERSKQPVYINIIRDPLARMVSTYYFTRFGDGQLPGRMLKELNARILPEHFNMTFDECVLQELNECVSPVKLSTQISYFCGIHPGCSEPSQWSLEQAKKHIEEKYLLIGIIEDFESTIKVLERLAPDLFNGIVAEYKKPITDDKTTTTKSHKGPLPSKKVRAIMMTKLDLEYQLYNFVKNKLERLKNTLGITK from the exons ATGTTAGAAAAAGGTATTCTGACGATAGCAATGGATTTG ATACACCTTATTGTTTACAACCGGGTTCCTAAATGTGGTAGCAGAACATTTCTCTCATTACTCAATCACCTCAAACGTAAAGGACGATTTACAGGAACGATTGGTACTTTACCAACGCAGAAGAAAATATTACGACGAAACAAGGATCTGTCAAATGACAAG AAACTGATTCTTATTAAGAGATCTATAAAACAGCTTGTCAAGAAGAAAAATGCGAGTTCACTACCTGCTGTTATCCACGGACATTTTCGCTTTATGCCGATTGAGCG ATCGAAGCAACCAGTCTACATCAATATTATACGAGATCCGCTGGCAAGAATGGTATCTACGTACTACTTTACGCGATTTGGAGATGGACAACTTCCTGGCAGAATGTTAAAGGAACTGAATGCTAGGATCCTGCCTGAACATTTTAATATG ACTTTCGATGAGTGCGTTTTACAAGAACTCAATGAATGTGTGTCACCGGTGAAACTGTCTACTCAAATTTCATATTTCTGTGGTATTCATCCAGGTTGCAG TGAACCATCGCAATGGTCATTGGAGCAAGCTAAGAAGCATATAGAAGAAAAGTATTTACTGATTGGCATCATTGAAGATTTTGAGTCTACAATCAAGGTCTTAGAAAGACTAGCTCCTGATTTGTTTAATGGAATAGTGGCAGAGTACAAGAAACCAATAACAG ATGACAAAACAACTACAACCAAATCTCACAAAGGACCACTCCCTTCTAAGAAAGTCCGTGcaataatgatgacaaaattggaTCTGGAGTACCAATTGTATAACTTTGTTAAGAACAAACTTGAAAGACTAAAGAATACATTGGGAATCACAAAGTAA